In Hyalangium gracile, the genomic window GCCCCAGGAGCGTGCCCGCCGGCAGCAGCCGACTGAGGGCGTTGAGGTTGGAGGTGAAGACATCGGCCCACCGCAGGGACACCGAGGTCTCCAGGCGCGTGCGGGCCTGGAAGCTCAGCGCCTCCTTCGGCTGGAGCTTCAGCACATGGTCGAGCACCAGCGGCAGCCGCAGGTTCTTGGTGTCCTTGTTGATGGCGTCGCGCAGCTGCTCGGTGAGGGAGTGCACGTGGTAGTCGGCCACGAACAGGGTCACCTCGCCGCTGGCGGAGGCGGACAGGAAGGGCATGGTCGCCCCGGCCTGGGCCTTGGCGCGGGCCCGTACGCCATACTTCAGCCACGCGTCCTGCCCGAGCACCAGCGGCGGGCTCAGCTTGAGCACGTCCTCCTGGGTGGCCGCCTCGCCGATGACGCCATCCACATCCACGTCGCCGGGCGCATTGAAGGCCTCGATGGAGGTCTCCGCCCCTCCGTCCACGACGAAGGAGAGCGCCTCGAGCCCCAGGCTGATGGGCTGCTCCACCTTGACGGTGGCGAGGTTGACGCGGACCTGCGAGTCCTGAAGGGGCGTAGCCAGCAACAGCCCCTTCAGTTCATCGAGACTGGCGAGCTTCCATTCGAAGGGCATGGGCGACCTCGGAGCGTGACGCTGGAACGGCGCGCCAGCTCAGCGTAGCGGACAGGCCCCACCTTGGCGTGGATTTCTGGGCGGGTCTGCCCTACCCCACACTTCAGATCAGAGGCCCAGCAGCGCCGCGCCGATGAGGCCGCTGTCGTCGCCCAGCTCGGCCTCGGCGATGAGCAGGCCCTCGCGCGAGGTATTGGAGGACAGCGCCTGCACCCCCTCCACCACGTACCGGCGGATGCCGGGGCAGTTCAGGAGCACCCCGCCGCCGATGATCAGCCGCGCCGGGTTGAGCACCGTCACCATGTTGGCGACGGCCATGCCCAGCATCTGCCCGGCCCGCTCGTGGAGCTCCCGAGCGGCGGGGTCTCCCGCCTCCGCCGCCCTCTCCACCGTGAGCGGGGTGATGCGAGACGGGTCTCCCTCGGTCAGCTCCGCCAGCCCGGGAGAGCGCCCGGCCAGGAGCACCTCGCGCGCCTGGGCGATGAGGTTGTGCCCACCCGCGTAGGCCTCCAGGCACCCCAGCTCGCCGCAGCCACAGCGCCGGCCGTTCGGAATCACCTTGGTGTGGCCCAGCTCTCCGGCCACACCCCCGGCGCCGCGCACCAGCTGGTTGTTGGCGATGACGCAGCTGCCCACGCCCGAGCCCACGAAGACGACATACACGTCCGTGGCGCCCCGGCCCGCGCCAGCGTGCAGCTCGCCCCAGGCGGCGGCGGCCAGATCGTTCACCACGCGCACCGAGTGCCCCAGCCGCTCCGCCAGCAGCGCGCCCAGTGGCACGTTGCGCCAGCCCAGGTTCGGCGCCACCGCGATGACACCGGAGTCCCGGTGGATCTGCCCGGCCGCCCCGACACCGCAGCCGCGCACCTGCGCTCCACCGCTGGCGGCCATGGCCGAGGCGGCGGCCTGGGCAATCACTTCCACGACGGCCATGGGGCTGCGCTCGGTGAGCGCCACCTTCGCGGAGGCAAGGATCCGGCCCTGCTCATCCACCACGGCGGCGCGAGCGTTGGTTCCTCCCAGGTCGATTCCCAGCGTCGGCATCTGTGCGCTCTCCTCTCCTCCTTATACTCCCTACGCGCCCAGCTCGCGCTTCACCTTCTCGACGGTGCCCTCGATGAGCCGCTGGATCTCCTCGAGCCGCTCCGGGGTGCTGGCCTCGAAGCGCAGCACCAGGATGGGCTGCGTGTTGGAGGAGCGCACCAGGCCCCACCCGTCCGGGAAGGTGACGCGCACGCCGTCCACGTCGATGATCTTGTGGCCCGCCGCGCGCAGCGTCTCGGTGACGCGCTTGACCAGCTCGAACTTCTTCTCCTCGCGGGTGTCCACGCGCAGCTCGGGCGTGGCGTACGTCTTCGGCACGTCCGCGAGCAGCTCGGACAGCTTGCGCGGCTCGTGGGTGAGGATCTCCAGCAGCCGGGCCGAGGAGTACACCGCGTCGTCGAAGCCGAAGTAGCGGTTCTTGAAGAAGATGTGGCCGCTCATCTCACCGGCCAGCTCGGCGTGGGTCTCCTTCATCTTCGCCTTGATGAGCGAGTGCCCCGCCTTCCACATCACCGGCTTGCCGCCGTGCTTCTCGATGTCGTCATAGAGGGTGTAGCTGCACTTCACCTCGCCGACGATGGCGGCGCCGGGGCTCTCCTTCAGCACGTAGCGGCTGAAGAGGACCATCAGCTGGTCGCCCCACAGGATGTTGCCCTGGTCGTCGATGACGCCGATGCGGTCGCTGTCGCCGTCGTAGGCGATGCCCACCTCGGCCTTCTCGCGCTTCACGGCGGCGATCAGGTCCTCGAGGTTCTCCACCACGGTGGGGTCCGGGTGGTGGTTGGGGAAGGTGGCGTCCATCTCGCAGAAGAGGGGCACCACGTCGAAGCCCATGGCCTGGAACAGGGGCACCGCCACCGCGCCGCCCGTGCCGTTGCCGGCGTCGATGACGATGCGCATCCCCTTGCGGCCCACCTTCACCGTCTGGCGGACGAAGTGGTTGTACGGGGTGACGATGTCGAACGGGCTCACCGTGCCCGGCTTGTCGCTCTTCTCGAAGTCGCGCGCCTCGATGAGCTTGCGCAGCGCCTGGATCTCCGGGCCGTGGAACGTCGTCTTCCCCGCGCCGATCTTGAAGCCGTTGTACTCGGGCGGGTTGTGGCTGCCGGTGATCATCGCCAGGCCGTCCACCGGCAGGGTGTTGGCGGCGAAGTACGTCAGCGGCGTGGGCACCACCCCCACGTCCAGCACGTGGAGGCCGGTGGAGGTCAGCCCCTTGGCCAGCGCGTCCCGGAAGCGGGTGGAGGACTCGCGGCAGTCCCGGCCCACGACGATGGTGCGCCCGTGCTGGCGGCGGATGATGGTGCCCAGGCCCTTGCCCAGCAGCTCCACCACCTCGACGGTGAGATCCTTATCGACCAGGCCACGGATGTCGTATTCGCGAAAGATGTGCGTATTCATGGGATGAACCCTCACCCTCCCTACCGGTTGAGGAGGGGTACCACCAGAGGGCGGCGGACTCTACACAAGCGAGGGCGGAGGGGTAAGCGCTTCAGGCCTCGGGTGAGCGTCTGCTGTCCCAAGGTGGGAGAACCGCCCAGCGGGCCAGACGGCCGGCCGTAGGCGCGTTTGGTCACTCCGGTGACCGCGATTTGTCACTCCGCGAGCAGCCGCGAGGGGCCAAAGGGCTGGATTCCGTGCTGCGGACCCGCACCGGCGGAGTGGCACGGCGGCTGCTCTGGGCACCCGACACACGGCAAGACAGGTGTCCCCAGCGCGCTTCGCGAGGCGTCCGCCTCGAGGGGGACAGGTGTTGCCGCGCATCCGTCACCCCAACGGAGGACTGCAGCAATGACACGAACGGCGTGGTTCGCGATGGAACTGTTGTGGAAGGTGATGATGGTGCTCGCCTTCGCCCTGGGCGTCAGCGCCCGGGCGGAACCCCCGCTGGAGCCGGAGCGACTCGCTCAGGGCTCCCTGGAGGAGCGCCAGCGGCAGTCCGCTCGGTACGTGCTGACGACCTCCAACAGCCACTCGATGGTGCTCGGCGAGGGCGGCTCGATCTGGGTCTGGGGCGGAGGCCGAGGGGAGGATCTGGGGATCGCGCCGGAGTACAGCGCCGGCAGCGCCACACCCGTGCGGATGCCGAGGATGCAGGGCGCCGTCTCCGTCTCCACGGGCGGCGGAGGGGGACACTCGCTGGCGCTCATGCAGGACGGCACCGTGCAGGCCTGGGGTAACAACTACTAT contains:
- a CDS encoding ROK family protein; the protein is MPTLGIDLGGTNARAAVVDEQGRILASAKVALTERSPMAVVEVIAQAAASAMAASGGAQVRGCGVGAAGQIHRDSGVIAVAPNLGWRNVPLGALLAERLGHSVRVVNDLAAAAWGELHAGAGRGATDVYVVFVGSGVGSCVIANNQLVRGAGGVAGELGHTKVIPNGRRCGCGELGCLEAYAGGHNLIAQAREVLLAGRSPGLAELTEGDPSRITPLTVERAAEAGDPAARELHERAGQMLGMAVANMVTVLNPARLIIGGGVLLNCPGIRRYVVEGVQALSSNTSREGLLIAEAELGDDSGLIGAALLGL
- a CDS encoding phosphomannomutase/phosphoglucomutase, which codes for MNTHIFREYDIRGLVDKDLTVEVVELLGKGLGTIIRRQHGRTIVVGRDCRESSTRFRDALAKGLTSTGLHVLDVGVVPTPLTYFAANTLPVDGLAMITGSHNPPEYNGFKIGAGKTTFHGPEIQALRKLIEARDFEKSDKPGTVSPFDIVTPYNHFVRQTVKVGRKGMRIVIDAGNGTGGAVAVPLFQAMGFDVVPLFCEMDATFPNHHPDPTVVENLEDLIAAVKREKAEVGIAYDGDSDRIGVIDDQGNILWGDQLMVLFSRYVLKESPGAAIVGEVKCSYTLYDDIEKHGGKPVMWKAGHSLIKAKMKETHAELAGEMSGHIFFKNRYFGFDDAVYSSARLLEILTHEPRKLSELLADVPKTYATPELRVDTREEKKFELVKRVTETLRAAGHKIIDVDGVRVTFPDGWGLVRSSNTQPILVLRFEASTPERLEEIQRLIEGTVEKVKRELGA